A single Curtobacterium sp. MCJR17_020 DNA region contains:
- a CDS encoding response regulator transcription factor, whose amino-acid sequence MSQPAAAPRLTRADGTPLRILVVDDEASLTDLLSMALRYEGWDVKSANGGQDALTTAREFKPDAMVLDVMMPDLDGLQVLSRLRQNNDDTPVLFLTAKDSVEDRVTGLTAGGDDYVTKPFSLEEVVARLRGLIRRSQISISEAGDSRIVVGDLVLDEESYEVHRAGRPIELTATEFELLRFLMRNPRRVLSKAQILDRVWSYDFGGKSSVVEIYISYLRKKIDAGETPMIHTVRGVGYVIKPTS is encoded by the coding sequence ATCTCCCAGCCTGCAGCAGCCCCGCGCCTCACGCGTGCCGACGGAACCCCGTTGCGCATCCTGGTCGTCGACGACGAAGCCAGCCTCACCGACCTGTTGTCCATGGCGCTCCGCTACGAGGGCTGGGACGTCAAGAGCGCGAACGGCGGGCAGGACGCCCTGACGACGGCGCGGGAGTTCAAGCCCGACGCGATGGTGCTCGACGTGATGATGCCGGACCTCGACGGACTGCAGGTGCTCAGCCGGTTGCGGCAGAACAACGACGACACCCCGGTGCTCTTCCTCACCGCGAAGGACTCCGTCGAGGACCGCGTGACCGGGCTCACCGCGGGCGGCGACGACTACGTCACGAAGCCGTTCTCGCTCGAGGAAGTGGTGGCGCGACTGCGGGGCCTCATCCGCCGCTCGCAGATCTCGATCTCCGAGGCGGGCGACTCCCGCATCGTCGTCGGCGACCTGGTGCTCGACGAGGAGTCGTACGAGGTGCACCGTGCCGGCCGGCCGATCGAGCTGACCGCCACCGAGTTCGAGCTCCTCCGGTTCCTGATGCGCAACCCCCGTCGCGTGCTGTCGAAGGCGCAGATCCTGGACCGCGTGTGGTCGTACGACTTCGGCGGCAAGTCCTCGGTCGTCGAGATCTACATCTCCTACCTGCGCAAGAAGATCGACGCCGGCGAGACCCCGATGATCCACACGGTGCGCGGCGTCGGGTACGTCATCAAGCCCACCTCGTGA
- a CDS encoding HAMP domain-containing sensor histidine kinase, translated as MTLRRRLVLSIVALVVAVSAVIGAVSIIALSSIQTGAIDKQITSATHRAQRYLEQNQNGQPSIDLSRPSGQAAGTLTAYFVDGQVVIANVLDDYGRPSAITQSSATALGQVRVGGDPETVDLGSDIGRYRLTAVTVGPAVLVVGLPMAPVYASVWSLLWVVVIVVGAALLAASIVAAVVVRRSLRPLERVAETASTVARMPLDRSDALDGVRVPDTDPRTEVGRVGSAFNRMLGHIGSAMQARERSEQKVRQFVADASHELRTPLASVRGYAELTRRMGGDLPKDVVYAMSRIESESIRMTSMVEDLLLLARLDEGREIQFDEVDLTGLVLDAVNDAHAASPEHVIEIDVPSSPVVVVGDAARLHQVIVNLVTNARTHTPEGTRITVGLAPSPSGAGVDLTVRDTGQGIDPEFLPKLFERFARADSSRSRTVGSTGLGLAIVDAVVQAHGGSVEVASEPGDTVFTVHLPVDPSAASESESASAASAASAVSADWSGTPAAVDATH; from the coding sequence GTGACCCTCCGGCGTCGGCTCGTCCTGAGCATCGTCGCCCTCGTCGTCGCTGTCAGCGCGGTGATCGGGGCGGTGAGCATCATCGCGCTCTCCTCGATCCAGACAGGCGCCATCGACAAGCAGATCACGAGTGCCACCCACCGGGCACAGCGCTACCTCGAGCAGAACCAGAACGGACAGCCGAGCATCGACCTGTCCCGCCCGTCCGGGCAGGCCGCCGGCACCCTGACGGCGTACTTCGTCGACGGGCAGGTCGTCATCGCGAACGTGCTCGACGACTACGGGCGCCCCAGTGCCATCACGCAGTCGAGCGCCACTGCCCTCGGTCAGGTCCGCGTGGGCGGCGACCCCGAGACCGTCGACCTCGGCTCGGACATCGGTCGCTACCGGCTCACCGCCGTGACGGTCGGTCCCGCCGTGCTGGTCGTCGGGTTGCCGATGGCCCCGGTCTACGCCAGTGTCTGGTCGCTGCTCTGGGTGGTCGTCATCGTCGTCGGCGCCGCGCTGCTCGCCGCCTCGATCGTCGCCGCCGTCGTGGTCCGGCGTTCGCTGCGCCCGCTCGAGCGCGTCGCCGAGACCGCCTCGACCGTGGCAAGGATGCCGCTCGACCGCAGCGACGCCCTGGACGGGGTCCGCGTGCCCGACACCGACCCCCGCACCGAGGTGGGCCGGGTCGGCAGCGCCTTCAACCGGATGCTCGGGCACATCGGCAGCGCGATGCAGGCCCGGGAACGGTCCGAACAGAAGGTCCGGCAGTTCGTCGCCGACGCCTCGCACGAGCTCCGCACCCCGCTCGCCTCGGTGCGCGGGTACGCCGAGCTCACCCGTCGGATGGGCGGTGACTTGCCGAAGGACGTCGTCTACGCGATGAGCCGCATCGAGTCCGAGTCCATCCGGATGACGTCGATGGTCGAGGACCTGCTGCTCCTCGCCCGCCTCGACGAGGGGCGCGAGATCCAGTTCGACGAGGTCGACCTGACCGGGCTCGTGCTCGACGCCGTGAACGACGCGCACGCTGCCTCGCCGGAGCACGTCATCGAGATCGACGTGCCGTCGTCGCCCGTCGTGGTCGTGGGGGACGCCGCGCGCCTGCACCAGGTCATCGTGAACCTCGTCACGAACGCCAGGACCCACACCCCCGAGGGCACGCGCATCACCGTGGGCCTTGCGCCGTCGCCGTCGGGCGCCGGTGTCGACCTGACCGTGCGGGACACCGGGCAGGGCATCGACCCGGAGTTCCTGCCGAAGCTGTTCGAGCGGTTCGCCCGTGCCGACAGCTCCCGATCGCGCACCGTGGGGTCGACGGGGCTCGGGCTCGCGATCGTGGACGCGGTCGTGCAGGCGCACGGCGGGAGCGTCGAGGTGGCGAGCGAGCCGGGCGACACCGTGTTCACGGTGCACCTGCCGGTGGATCCGTCGGCCGCGTCGGAGTCGGAGTCCGCGTCGGCCGCGTCGGCCGCTTCTGCGGTGTCCGCTGATTGGTCGGGGACGCCCGCCGCGGTGGACGCGACCCACTGA
- the rplL gene encoding 50S ribosomal protein L7/L12 — MAKLSQDELIEAFKELTLIELSDFVKKFEEVFEVTAAAPAAAAAPAAAAPAEAAEEKTEFDVILKSAGDKKIQVIKEVRGLTSLGLGEAKALVETADAKILEGANKETADKAKATLEAAGATIELA; from the coding sequence ATGGCGAAGCTTTCGCAGGACGAGCTCATCGAGGCCTTCAAGGAGCTCACGCTCATCGAGCTCTCGGACTTCGTGAAGAAGTTCGAAGAGGTCTTCGAGGTCACCGCTGCTGCCCCGGCCGCTGCTGCCGCTCCGGCCGCCGCTGCCCCGGCCGAGGCCGCTGAGGAGAAGACCGAGTTCGACGTCATCCTCAAGTCCGCTGGTGACAAGAAGATCCAGGTCATCAAGGAGGTCCGTGGCCTGACGTCGCTCGGCCTCGGTGAGGCCAAGGCGCTCGTCGAGACCGCCGACGCAAAGATCCTCGAGGGTGCGAACAAGGAGACCGCCGACAAGGCGAAGGCGACCCTCGAGGCCGCTGGCGCCACGATCGAGCTCGCGTAG
- the rplJ gene encoding 50S ribosomal protein L10, translating into MANKEAAVAELTESFRSSNAVLLTEYRGLTVAQLKELRNSIREHATYAVVKNTLTKIAANNAGISSFDEELAGPSALAFVHGDTVAVAKSLRAFAKANPELVVKGGYFDGNPLSATEVDKLADLESREVLLGKLAGAFKASLFGAAYLFQAPLSQAVRTVDALREKQESAA; encoded by the coding sequence ATGGCGAACAAGGAAGCTGCGGTCGCCGAGCTCACGGAGTCCTTCCGTAGCTCGAACGCCGTTCTGCTCACCGAGTACCGCGGTCTCACGGTCGCGCAGCTCAAGGAGCTCCGCAACTCGATCCGTGAGCACGCCACGTACGCCGTGGTGAAGAACACGCTGACCAAGATCGCGGCGAACAACGCCGGCATCTCCTCGTTCGACGAGGAACTCGCCGGTCCGTCCGCTCTCGCCTTCGTCCACGGTGACACCGTCGCCGTCGCGAAGTCGCTGCGTGCATTCGCCAAGGCGAACCCCGAGCTCGTGGTGAAGGGTGGTTACTTCGACGGTAACCCGCTCTCCGCGACCGAGGTGGACAAGCTCGCCGACCTCGAGTCCCGTGAAGTTCTGCTCGGCAAGCTCGCCGGCGCCTTCAAGGCCTCGCTGTTCGGTGCTGCGTACCTGTTCCAGGCCCCGCTCTCGCAGGCCGTCCGCACCGTGGACGCCCTTCGCGAGAAGCAGGAGTCCGCGGCCTGA
- a CDS encoding ABC transporter ATP-binding protein, which yields MSMGGGMRGGGGPRGGGRISSGDFRAQKAANAEAPKIPHLVKRIAGLFVPHRRSIILTVVLVLIGAAISVIPPLLTQQAFDRGLFPPSGSPDVPVLVELVSAMVFLWIASAGVGVWQTYLTATVGNKVMGAMRMRLFGHLQRMELAFFTRTKTGVIQSRLQNDVGGVASVLNNTISSVLGNTVTVIAAIVAMLLLSWQMTLVAVVLLPLLVIAQRRVGQVRARIAGQTQESLSDMTAITQEALSVSGILLAKSFNQQRSETRRYGDENRNQIQLQVRQQMSGQWFFAIVQIFLSIIPAIIYLVAAWLIIGDVPITAGTIVAFTTVQSRLLFPTVGLLRVVLDLQTSGALFARIFEYFDLKPAITDSPTAKPVDDTMVGHVAFDDVTFTYPDGEADKPTLRGVSFELRPGQFAAFVGPSGAGKTTVSYLVPRLYEATEGSVRFAGQDVRDLVHEDLMRHVGIVSQETYLFHATIGDNLRYAKPDATDDEVERAARAANIHDTIASFPDGYDTVVGERGYRLSGGEKQRIAIARVLLKDPPVLVLDEATSALDSISERVVQTALDTAAAGRTTISIAHRLSTIRDADVIFVLDHGRIVEQGTHDELLALDGTYALLHRQQNTPADAVGR from the coding sequence ATGAGCATGGGCGGCGGGATGCGCGGGGGCGGTGGTCCGCGCGGCGGCGGCCGGATCTCCAGCGGTGACTTCCGTGCGCAGAAGGCCGCCAACGCCGAAGCGCCGAAGATCCCGCACCTGGTGAAGCGGATCGCCGGGCTGTTCGTCCCGCACCGCAGGTCGATCATCCTGACGGTCGTCCTCGTGCTGATCGGCGCGGCGATCTCCGTGATCCCGCCGCTGTTGACGCAGCAGGCGTTCGACCGCGGCCTGTTCCCACCCTCCGGCAGCCCCGACGTCCCGGTGCTGGTCGAGCTCGTGTCGGCGATGGTGTTCCTCTGGATCGCGAGCGCCGGAGTGGGCGTCTGGCAGACGTACCTGACGGCGACGGTCGGCAACAAGGTCATGGGCGCCATGCGGATGCGTCTGTTCGGGCACCTGCAGCGCATGGAGCTCGCGTTCTTCACCCGCACCAAGACCGGCGTGATCCAGTCCCGCCTGCAGAACGACGTCGGCGGCGTCGCGAGCGTGCTCAACAACACGATCTCGTCGGTGCTCGGCAACACCGTCACGGTCATCGCCGCGATCGTCGCGATGCTGCTGCTGAGCTGGCAGATGACCCTGGTCGCGGTCGTGCTGCTCCCGTTGCTCGTCATCGCGCAGCGTCGGGTCGGGCAGGTCCGTGCCCGCATCGCCGGGCAGACGCAGGAGTCGCTGTCCGACATGACGGCGATCACGCAAGAGGCACTGAGCGTCTCCGGCATCCTGCTGGCCAAGAGCTTCAACCAGCAGCGCAGTGAGACCCGCCGCTACGGTGACGAGAACCGCAACCAGATCCAGCTGCAGGTCCGCCAGCAGATGTCCGGACAGTGGTTCTTCGCGATCGTGCAGATCTTCCTGTCGATCATCCCGGCGATCATCTACCTCGTCGCAGCCTGGCTGATCATCGGCGACGTCCCGATCACCGCCGGCACCATCGTGGCGTTCACGACGGTGCAGTCGCGCCTGCTGTTCCCGACGGTCGGACTGCTCCGGGTGGTGCTCGACCTGCAGACCTCCGGAGCGCTGTTCGCCCGCATCTTCGAGTACTTCGACCTGAAGCCCGCGATCACGGACTCGCCCACCGCGAAGCCCGTCGACGACACGATGGTCGGTCACGTCGCCTTCGACGACGTGACGTTCACGTACCCCGACGGCGAGGCCGACAAGCCGACGCTCCGCGGGGTCTCGTTCGAGCTCCGGCCCGGCCAGTTCGCCGCCTTCGTCGGTCCGTCGGGCGCGGGCAAGACGACCGTGTCGTACCTGGTGCCACGGTTGTACGAGGCGACCGAGGGCTCCGTGCGGTTCGCCGGACAGGACGTCCGCGACCTCGTGCACGAGGACCTCATGCGCCACGTGGGGATCGTCAGCCAGGAGACGTACCTCTTCCACGCGACGATCGGCGACAACCTGCGCTACGCCAAGCCGGACGCCACCGACGACGAGGTCGAACGGGCGGCTCGGGCGGCGAACATCCACGACACGATCGCCTCGTTCCCGGACGGCTACGACACCGTCGTGGGGGAGCGCGGGTACCGGCTGTCCGGGGGCGAGAAGCAGCGGATCGCGATCGCCAGGGTGCTCCTGAAGGACCCGCCGGTGCTGGTGCTCGACGAGGCCACGAGCGCGCTGGACTCGATCTCGGAACGCGTGGTGCAGACCGCGCTCGACACTGCCGCCGCGGGGCGCACCACCATCTCGATCGCGCACCGGCTGTCGACGATCCGGGACGCCGACGTCATCTTCGTGCTCGACCACGGGCGGATCGTCGAGCAGGGGACGCACGACGAACTCCTCGCGCTGGACGGCACCTACGCGCTCCTGCACCGGCAGCAGAACACCCCGGCGGACGCCGTCGGCCGCTGA
- a CDS encoding cystathionine gamma-synthase, which translates to MTEFSTRAVHAGQEPDGPTGAVIPPIHLTSTYVQDGIGGMRNGYEYSRAGNPTRDSLQTLLADLDGGVAAYSFASGLAAEDALLRAALRPGARVVMGNDVYGGTHRLVSRLHVPWGVELVVVDMSELDQVRAALQGAPEDTVLWVETPTNPLMKIADIAGLATLGHEAGALVVVDNTFASPYLQQPLSLGADVVVYSTTKYLGGHSDVVGGAVVLADQELAAKVQFLQFGAGAISSPFDAFLTTRGIKTLAVRMERHSANAQAVAEALVAAPGIERVYYPGLTDHPGHDVAARQMRGFGGMLSVALSGGPDAARRFAESTELFALAESLGGVESLIGYPSEMTHASVKGTELAVPENVVRLSVGIEDAGDLIADLQQALTR; encoded by the coding sequence ATGACCGAGTTCAGCACCCGCGCCGTCCACGCCGGCCAGGAGCCCGACGGCCCCACCGGCGCGGTCATCCCGCCGATCCACCTGACGTCCACCTACGTGCAGGACGGCATCGGTGGGATGCGGAACGGCTACGAGTACTCCCGCGCCGGCAACCCGACGCGCGACTCCCTGCAGACGCTGCTCGCCGACCTGGACGGCGGCGTGGCCGCGTACTCGTTCGCGTCCGGTCTCGCAGCCGAGGACGCCCTGCTCCGGGCGGCGCTCCGCCCCGGGGCCCGCGTCGTGATGGGGAACGACGTCTACGGCGGGACCCACCGTCTGGTCAGCCGACTGCACGTGCCGTGGGGCGTCGAGCTCGTCGTCGTCGACATGAGCGAGCTCGACCAGGTCCGGGCCGCGCTGCAGGGCGCTCCCGAGGACACCGTGCTCTGGGTCGAGACGCCGACCAACCCGCTCATGAAGATCGCCGACATCGCCGGACTCGCGACCCTCGGGCACGAGGCCGGTGCACTCGTCGTCGTGGACAACACCTTCGCGTCGCCGTACCTGCAGCAGCCCTTGTCGCTCGGGGCCGACGTCGTCGTGTACTCGACGACGAAGTACCTGGGTGGCCACTCCGACGTCGTCGGTGGGGCCGTCGTGCTCGCCGACCAGGAGCTCGCGGCGAAGGTGCAGTTCCTGCAGTTCGGCGCCGGTGCGATCTCGTCGCCGTTCGACGCCTTCCTGACCACCCGCGGCATCAAGACCCTGGCGGTCCGGATGGAGCGGCACTCCGCGAACGCGCAGGCCGTCGCCGAGGCGCTCGTCGCCGCGCCGGGCATCGAGCGCGTCTACTACCCGGGGCTCACCGACCACCCGGGGCACGACGTCGCGGCCCGCCAGATGCGCGGGTTCGGCGGGATGCTGTCCGTCGCACTGTCCGGCGGACCGGACGCGGCCCGCCGCTTCGCGGAGTCCACGGAGCTGTTCGCGCTGGCCGAGTCGCTCGGGGGTGTGGAGTCGCTCATCGGGTACCCGAGCGAGATGACCCACGCCTCGGTGAAGGGCACGGAGCTCGCGGTGCCCGAGAACGTGGTGCGGCTGTCCGTCGGCATCGAGGACGCGGGCGACCTGATCGCGGATCTGCAGCAGGCGCTGACGCGCTGA
- a CDS encoding amino acid permease, translated as MTSAPSRPTSLRQQLARRKPIEQLQSEAAVGVNGEPLRRSLGVWHLTMISVGATLGTGILVVLGTAVPLAGPAVWISFVVAGIAALLSALSYAEMAGAVPTSGSSYSYTYATMGEGIAWVCGWCLVLEYAVSVAAVAVGASEYVDETLRVFGLHLPTALSAPPGDGGVVNLPAAVLVLLATVVLIPGARESAWVNTVMVVVKIALLVFFVVVAFTAFQAQNFEPLAPMGAAGVTAAASRLFFSYIGFDAASTAGEEAKNPRRDLPRAIIGSIALITALYILVAIAAIGARSWTDFSSSEASLVRIVVDVTGQPLVALVFSIGAVVAIASVVLTVLYGQTRILLTMARDGLVPKVFGRVSRRTGTPIANTLIIGIAVTIVAALVPLGELADATSIGTLVAFALVNVSVIVLRRSQPDLERSYRVPLFPVVPILGALSCVLLAVFLGATTWIAFGIWMVVGAVLYLAYGRRHSTLR; from the coding sequence ATGACGTCCGCGCCGTCCCGTCCCACGTCCCTCCGCCAGCAGCTCGCCCGCCGCAAGCCGATCGAGCAACTGCAGTCCGAGGCAGCCGTCGGCGTCAACGGCGAACCGCTCCGCCGGTCGCTCGGTGTCTGGCACCTGACGATGATCAGTGTCGGCGCGACCCTCGGTACCGGCATCCTGGTGGTGCTCGGCACGGCCGTGCCGCTCGCGGGCCCGGCCGTGTGGATCTCCTTCGTCGTCGCCGGGATCGCGGCCCTGCTCTCGGCGCTGTCCTACGCCGAGATGGCCGGAGCCGTCCCGACCTCGGGGTCGAGCTACTCCTACACCTACGCCACGATGGGCGAGGGCATCGCCTGGGTCTGCGGGTGGTGCCTCGTCCTCGAGTACGCCGTCTCGGTGGCAGCGGTCGCGGTCGGCGCGAGCGAGTACGTCGACGAGACCCTGCGTGTGTTCGGGCTGCACCTGCCGACGGCACTGTCCGCGCCCCCGGGGGACGGCGGCGTCGTGAACCTGCCGGCGGCCGTCCTGGTCCTGCTCGCCACCGTGGTCCTGATCCCCGGAGCCCGCGAGAGCGCCTGGGTGAACACCGTCATGGTCGTCGTGAAGATCGCACTCCTCGTGTTCTTCGTGGTCGTCGCCTTCACGGCCTTCCAGGCGCAGAACTTCGAACCGCTCGCACCGATGGGTGCCGCCGGGGTGACCGCTGCGGCCTCCAGGCTCTTCTTCTCGTACATCGGTTTCGACGCCGCCTCCACCGCCGGCGAAGAGGCGAAGAACCCCCGCCGCGACCTCCCCCGGGCGATCATCGGTTCGATCGCGCTCATCACGGCGCTGTACATCCTCGTCGCCATCGCCGCGATCGGTGCCCGTTCGTGGACCGACTTCTCGTCCTCCGAGGCCTCGCTCGTCCGCATCGTGGTCGATGTCACGGGTCAGCCCCTCGTCGCGCTGGTGTTCTCGATCGGCGCGGTCGTCGCGATCGCGAGCGTCGTGCTGACGGTGCTCTACGGCCAGACCCGGATCCTGCTCACCATGGCCCGCGACGGCCTGGTCCCGAAGGTCTTCGGTCGGGTCTCGCGGCGCACCGGTACCCCCATCGCGAACACGTTGATCATCGGCATCGCGGTCACGATCGTCGCCGCCCTGGTCCCCCTGGGCGAGCTCGCCGACGCCACCAGCATCGGCACCCTCGTGGCGTTCGCGCTCGTCAACGTGTCGGTCATCGTGCTCCGTCGCTCGCAGCCCGACCTCGAGCGCTCGTACCGCGTCCCGCTGTTCCCCGTCGTGCCGATCCTCGGTGCCCTGAGCTGCGTCCTCCTGGCGGTGTTCCTCGGCGCGACGACGTGGATCGCCTTCGGCATCTGGATGGTCGTCGGCGCCGTGCTCTACCTGGCCTACGGCCGCCGTCACAGCACCTTGCGCTGA
- a CDS encoding cystathionine beta-synthase codes for MRYANSVVDLVGDTPLVKLNRVTEGVRATVLVKVEYLNPGGSSKDRIATRIIDAAEASGDLRPGGTIVEPTSGNTGVGLALVAQQRGYRCVFVLPDKVGEDKRNVLTAYGAEIVVTPTAVPPEHPESYYSVSDRLVREIPGAYKPNQYANPNGPRSHYETTGPEIWRDTEQQITHFVAGVGTGGTISGTGRFLKEASDGRVRIVGADPEGSVYSGGTGRPYLVEGVGEDFWPTAYDPEVPDEIIAVSDADSFAMTRRLAREEGLLVGGSSGMAVVAALRAARDLTEDDVVVVLLPDGGRGYLGKIFNDRWMRSYGFAETDEARTVGSLIAGKDGRLPDLVHAHPADTVREVVDIMTKYGVSQMPVLSAEPPVVIGEVIGAVAEKDLLEQVFTGAAKMTDALTGFVGEPLPLIGVGESVSAARRALESVDALLVVEDGKPVTVLTRHDLLTYLSE; via the coding sequence GTGCGTTACGCGAACTCCGTGGTCGACCTCGTCGGTGACACCCCGCTCGTCAAGCTCAACCGGGTCACCGAGGGGGTGCGCGCGACCGTCCTGGTGAAGGTGGAGTACCTCAACCCCGGCGGGTCGTCGAAGGACCGCATCGCCACGCGCATCATCGATGCTGCCGAGGCCTCTGGTGACCTCCGGCCAGGCGGGACGATCGTCGAACCCACGTCGGGCAACACCGGGGTCGGGCTGGCCCTCGTCGCCCAGCAGCGCGGTTACCGGTGCGTGTTCGTGCTGCCGGACAAGGTCGGCGAGGACAAGCGCAACGTCCTGACGGCGTACGGCGCCGAGATCGTCGTCACGCCGACCGCGGTGCCGCCCGAGCACCCGGAGTCGTACTACTCGGTGTCCGACCGGCTCGTCCGCGAGATCCCCGGCGCCTACAAGCCGAACCAGTACGCGAACCCGAACGGCCCCCGCAGCCACTACGAGACCACCGGTCCGGAGATCTGGCGCGACACCGAGCAGCAGATCACCCACTTCGTCGCGGGCGTCGGGACGGGTGGCACCATCTCGGGCACCGGGCGCTTCCTGAAGGAGGCGTCCGACGGTCGTGTCCGCATCGTGGGGGCCGACCCCGAGGGCTCGGTCTACTCCGGCGGCACCGGCCGGCCGTACCTGGTCGAGGGTGTGGGCGAGGACTTCTGGCCGACCGCGTACGACCCCGAGGTGCCGGACGAGATCATCGCGGTGTCGGACGCCGACTCGTTCGCGATGACCCGCCGCCTGGCGCGGGAAGAGGGCCTGCTCGTGGGCGGGTCCAGCGGGATGGCGGTCGTCGCAGCGCTGCGGGCCGCCCGCGACCTGACCGAGGACGACGTCGTCGTGGTGCTGCTGCCCGACGGCGGTCGCGGCTACCTCGGCAAGATCTTCAACGACCGGTGGATGCGCTCGTACGGCTTCGCCGAGACCGACGAGGCCCGCACCGTCGGGTCGCTCATCGCCGGCAAGGACGGCCGTCTGCCCGACCTGGTGCACGCGCACCCGGCGGACACCGTGCGCGAGGTCGTCGACATCATGACCAAGTACGGGGTGTCCCAGATGCCCGTGCTCAGCGCGGAACCGCCGGTCGTCATCGGCGAGGTCATCGGGGCCGTCGCCGAGAAGGACCTGCTCGAACAGGTCTTCACCGGTGCCGCGAAGATGACGGACGCCCTGACCGGCTTCGTGGGCGAGCCGCTCCCGTTGATCGGCGTGGGCGAGTCCGTGTCCGCAGCGCGCCGGGCCCTCGAGTCGGTGGACGCCCTGCTCGTCGTCGAGGACGGCAAGCCGGTCACGGTCCTGACCCGCCACGATCTCCTGACCTACCTCTCCGAGTAA
- a CDS encoding acyl-CoA/acyl-ACP dehydrogenase → MLRSSAWPPSARHVDTAGIEGTAGRPGSSPADRLTAARTLAATTPLLSAGTAGGFLATLAAVAAGDVATARTVEPHLDALGILHQADVAVPAGSTWGVFAAEGPDLRLDATAQDDGTVLLTGTKPWCSLASTLSHALVTAHAGADRVLVAVDLRQDGVTAHDDAWVARGMPDVPSGPVDFDGVPAQVVGAPGWYLRRPGFAWGGIGVAACWWGGAVGLGRVLRSLAAAHPESELLQAALGATVLDLADAEDALADAAARIDRSEAPDAPDVDWPLLAQTVRSRVRRSVDSVRERVVATVGPAPLTSDPIVAARVADLELYVLQDHGARDLARIGRIVVERGGVAW, encoded by the coding sequence ATGCTGCGATCCTCCGCTTGGCCACCGTCCGCCAGGCACGTCGACACCGCGGGGATCGAGGGGACGGCCGGGAGGCCCGGCTCGAGCCCGGCAGACCGTCTGACGGCCGCGCGCACGCTCGCCGCCACCACCCCGCTGCTGTCCGCAGGGACCGCCGGCGGATTCCTCGCCACGCTCGCCGCCGTCGCCGCGGGCGACGTCGCGACCGCCCGCACCGTCGAACCGCACCTCGACGCACTCGGCATCCTGCACCAAGCCGACGTGGCGGTCCCTGCCGGTTCGACCTGGGGCGTCTTCGCCGCCGAGGGCCCCGACCTCCGCCTCGACGCCACGGCGCAGGACGACGGGACGGTGCTCCTGACCGGCACGAAGCCGTGGTGCTCCCTCGCCTCGACGCTGTCCCACGCCCTGGTGACCGCACACGCCGGGGCCGACCGCGTCCTCGTCGCCGTCGACCTGCGGCAGGACGGTGTCACCGCACACGACGATGCCTGGGTCGCCCGGGGCATGCCCGACGTGCCGAGCGGCCCGGTGGACTTCGACGGCGTCCCGGCACAGGTCGTCGGCGCACCCGGCTGGTACCTGCGACGGCCTGGTTTCGCGTGGGGCGGCATCGGTGTCGCGGCGTGCTGGTGGGGCGGCGCGGTCGGACTCGGGCGGGTCCTGCGCTCGCTGGCCGCAGCCCACCCGGAGTCCGAACTGCTGCAGGCCGCCCTCGGTGCGACCGTGCTCGACCTCGCGGACGCCGAGGACGCCCTCGCCGACGCCGCCGCCCGCATCGACCGCTCCGAGGCCCCCGACGCTCCCGACGTCGACTGGCCGCTGCTCGCCCAGACGGTGCGCTCCCGGGTCCGTCGGAGTGTGGACTCCGTGCGCGAGCGGGTCGTCGCCACCGTCGGCCCGGCGCCCCTGACCTCGGACCCCATCGTCGCGGCACGGGTTGCCGACCTCGAGCTGTACGTGCTGCAGGACCACGGCGCACGCGACCTCGCCCGCATCGGCCGGATCGTCGTCGAGCGCGGCGGTGTCGCGTGGTGA